Proteins encoded within one genomic window of Haematobia irritans isolate KBUSLIRL chromosome 5, ASM5000362v1, whole genome shotgun sequence:
- the LOC142238430 gene encoding uncharacterized protein LOC142238430, with product MHNIPSFDIGLFRGGKKFLPFILLIAIQIHAIAAEFSCYKCEGADCDHGVHREVEKCSNGKEVCATVFNGDKIEAQGCLENIPKTLRKQCDGSPIDILNKCHKCKSDLCNLWALSDSECVQCDSKNEDKCTLQDEPILIHPTKCYMGRTPNLMCYALKEDDRVIRGCAGTIEEQRTCHNSDGCYFCNPNITPACNMIIPVFEDSHKPKPNSAANVNELRAGSFIIMAMTLLFKYFL from the exons ATGCATAACATCCCATCATTTGATATTGGTCTTTTCCGGGGAGGCAAAAAGTTCCTGCCATTTATTTTACTTATTgctattcaaattcatgcaattGCAGCAGAATTTTCGTGCTACAAATGCGAAGGAGCCGATTGTGACCATGGTGTACATAGAGAAGTGGAAAAGTGTTCCAATGGCAAGGAAGTATGTGCTACAGTCTTTAATGGAG atAAAATTGAAGCACAAGGTTGCTTGGAAAATATACCCAAAACATTACGTAAACAATGTGATGGAAGTCCAATCGATATCCTAAATAAATGTCATAAATGTAAGAGTGATCTTTGTAATTTATGGGCCCTAAGTGATTCAGAATGTGTTCAGTGTGATTCGAAAAAT GAAGACAAGTGTACACTCCAAGATGAACCCATATTAATACATCCCACCAAATGTTATATGGGTCGTACACCCAATTTAATGTGCTATGCCCTAAAAGAAGATGATCGAGTTATTCGAGGATGTGCTGGCACAATTGAAGAACAAAGGACCTGCCATAATTCAGATGGATGCTATTTTTGTAATCCTAATATTACACCAGCTTGCAATATGATTATACCAGTTTTTGAAGATTCTCATAAGCCAAAACCGAATTCTGCAGCAAATGTCAATGAATTGAGAGCAGGAAGTTTTATTATCATGGCGATGACACTTCTTTTTAAGTACTTTCTGTAA
- the LOC142238428 gene encoding uncharacterized protein LOC142238428, which yields MQLKSQFIGFCTGSHILLLTLVLLLQVLSIAAERSCYKCEGAECIEKSHRFVEKCSKDENICATIFAGETIQAKGCLNTIPEKFRQKCNGSDIDILGQCHKCNDDECNEWALSDLYCAQCDSRWNPECSIEEDSIMVKPTRCHLSRTPNLLCYALKKEKRIVRGCATTLEEQRTCMTSDGCYFCNPSIAPDCNRIIPALQGMAKPSKPPNSRPSPKPPTPDSNSPPTNSNSGSAFNTGVESYILVLIAYFFKNF from the exons ATGCAGTTAAAGTCACAATTTATAGGTTTCTGTACTGGAAGCCATATTCTGCTATTGACTTTAGTCCTTTTGCTTCAAGTTCTTTCGATTGCAGCAGAACGTTCGTGTTACAAATGTGAAGGTGCTGAATGTATAGAAAAATCCCATAGATTTGTAGAGAAATGTTCCAAAGATGAGAATATTTGTGCCACAATTTTTGCTGGAG AAACCATTCAAGCTAAGGGATGTTTGAATACGATACCggaaaaatttcgccaaaaatgtaatggCAGTGATATAGACATTCTCGGTCAATGCCATAAATGCAATGATGATGAATGCAATGAATGGGCCTTAAGTGATTTATATTGTGCTCAATGTGACTCTAGATGG AATCCCGAATGCTCCATTGAAGAGGACAGTATTATGGTGAAACCAACCCGATGTCATCTGAGTCGAACACCTAATTTATTGTGTTATGcccttaaaaaagaaaaacgtatTGTACGAGGATGTGCCACTACACTGGAGGAGCAGAGAACTTGTATGACTTCCGATggatgttatttttgcaatcccAGTATTGCGCCAGACTGCAATAGAATTATACCAGCTTTACAGGGTATGGCTAAACCAAGTAAACCACCAAATTCAAGACCCTCACCTAAACCTCCAACTCCTGATTCAAATTCTCCACCAACGAACTCGAATTCGGGATCAGCGTTCAATACAGGCGTAGAGAGTTATATCCTAGTACTAATTGCATATTTCTTtaagaacttttag